The Clostridia bacterium genome window below encodes:
- a CDS encoding gfo/Idh/MocA family oxidoreductase, translating into MIEKPIALTIEQSKEIIEECKSNDVKLAVGLMMRFGAYHMKMREL; encoded by the coding sequence AAACCTATTGCATTGACAATTGAGCAATCAAAAGAGATAATAGAAGAATGTAAAAGCAATGATGTGAAATTGGCAGTGGGCCTCATGATGAGGTTCGGTGCTTATCACATGAAAATGAGAGAACTTG